One part of the Roseomonas gilardii genome encodes these proteins:
- a CDS encoding glycosyltransferase family 4 protein, giving the protein MTKLASLAAPRRDEDRQFRRAGDEARDRKDWTAAAELYRLHLEVEPKDVPIWVQLGHALKEQGQVSDALHAYRQAAELGTEDGDAQLQFGRALVLAGRRGEATESLANALRLGASADAYRELVMLGESQLASELMGHWTEQELATATLMEVTDLLVYLNEHRTLSGIQRVQANIIEQVLALPKDQLCGYRFVISSADGCMMLQNNTLSQLVSHAAGTRVEQQRLKELVAELRSTAILIPPASTQTLLILGAFWNVREVVQTCARMRELGLRVGLYVYDLIPITHPEFCAPLLSVWFTLAIGDGLRCFDFLFAISDYVANDVRRLLVENGITDIDVEAVPLAHVLKPVKRLAAGRSAQWEGTIAHLRDRRFVLSVSTIEARKNHAYLFRIWRELLSQGEDMPDLVFIGRQGWRVDELMDQIRDTNQLEDRLHILHDLSDEDLATLYQNCLFTAFPSFCEGWGLPVGESLTYGVPCVASNATSIPEVGQDLVDYVDPLNVRDGMSVMRRMLFEPGYLEKRRTDIRTRFQARTWNDVGRDLLAALQRQKERPSRGACAAVALMPSGRTFRPADYSRSHGMPSSYIANPLRSTLVEGWNDCESIGVWMTGKSARVAFYTGLSAGNVIVYLQLFGSPSANGQVVTVAPPKVRLMARSCGSLDPRIASMTAQPWVTKVLRLRIPVSADGLVDLRFTLDRSASYLGEHDPRRAAFGMRQIGWASEVDAAERQNIVEQLLFENV; this is encoded by the coding sequence TTGACCAAGCTGGCCTCCCTGGCAGCCCCCCGACGGGACGAGGACCGTCAGTTCCGGCGGGCTGGCGATGAGGCACGGGATCGGAAGGACTGGACGGCTGCGGCGGAACTCTACCGCCTGCATCTGGAGGTAGAGCCGAAGGACGTTCCCATCTGGGTGCAGCTCGGCCACGCGCTCAAGGAGCAAGGGCAGGTCTCCGATGCCCTGCACGCCTATCGCCAGGCGGCGGAACTCGGGACCGAGGACGGCGACGCACAGCTCCAGTTCGGCCGTGCGCTGGTCCTGGCCGGCCGGCGTGGCGAGGCCACCGAGAGCCTTGCCAACGCGTTACGGCTAGGGGCTTCGGCCGACGCCTACCGGGAATTGGTGATGCTGGGCGAGAGCCAACTGGCCTCCGAATTGATGGGCCACTGGACGGAGCAGGAACTCGCCACGGCCACGCTGATGGAGGTGACGGACCTCCTGGTGTACCTGAACGAGCACCGGACCCTGTCGGGGATACAGCGCGTCCAGGCAAATATCATCGAGCAGGTCCTGGCACTGCCGAAGGACCAGCTTTGTGGCTATCGCTTCGTCATCAGCAGCGCCGATGGCTGTATGATGCTGCAGAACAATACACTGTCTCAGCTGGTGTCCCACGCTGCGGGAACGCGGGTCGAGCAGCAACGGCTGAAGGAGTTGGTTGCCGAACTGCGCTCGACCGCCATCCTGATCCCGCCGGCGTCAACGCAAACACTGCTTATCCTGGGTGCCTTCTGGAATGTGCGAGAAGTGGTCCAGACTTGTGCCCGGATGCGTGAATTGGGTCTGCGTGTGGGCCTCTATGTCTATGACCTGATCCCCATCACTCACCCTGAGTTCTGTGCGCCGCTCTTGAGCGTCTGGTTCACCTTGGCAATCGGCGATGGGCTGCGCTGCTTCGATTTTCTCTTCGCCATTAGCGATTATGTGGCGAACGATGTCCGACGCCTGCTGGTAGAGAACGGAATTACGGACATCGATGTCGAGGCGGTGCCTTTGGCTCATGTCCTGAAGCCGGTGAAGCGGCTGGCCGCTGGCCGCAGCGCCCAATGGGAAGGCACAATCGCGCATCTACGCGACCGACGCTTCGTGCTTTCTGTCTCAACCATTGAGGCACGCAAGAACCACGCCTATCTGTTCCGCATCTGGCGGGAGCTTCTATCGCAGGGCGAGGATATGCCGGATCTGGTGTTCATCGGGCGCCAGGGATGGCGTGTCGATGAACTCATGGACCAGATCCGTGACACGAACCAGTTGGAAGACCGACTGCATATTCTTCATGATCTCTCGGACGAGGATCTGGCGACACTCTATCAGAACTGCCTCTTCACGGCGTTTCCATCGTTCTGCGAGGGCTGGGGCCTCCCCGTGGGCGAAAGCCTGACCTACGGTGTGCCGTGTGTCGCCTCCAATGCGACATCCATTCCGGAGGTCGGCCAGGATCTCGTGGATTATGTGGACCCGCTGAATGTTCGTGACGGCATGAGCGTGATGCGTCGCATGCTGTTCGAGCCGGGCTACTTGGAGAAGCGGCGCACGGATATCAGGACGCGCTTCCAGGCACGGACCTGGAACGATGTGGGGCGGGACTTGTTGGCTGCGCTGCAGCGGCAAAAGGAAAGGCCATCCAGGGGTGCATGCGCTGCTGTGGCTCTGATGCCCAGCGGACGAACCTTCAGGCCGGCTGACTACAGTCGGAGCCACGGCATGCCATCCAGCTACATCGCCAACCCGTTGCGATCGACTCTGGTAGAAGGCTGGAACGACTGTGAATCCATCGGTGTCTGGATGACAGGAAAATCGGCGCGGGTCGCATTCTATACGGGCCTCAGCGCCGGCAACGTTATCGTTTACCTTCAACTCTTCGGATCCCCGTCTGCGAACGGGCAAGTCGTGACCGTCGCTCCCCCCAAGGTTCGGCTTATGGCGAGATCTTGTGGTTCCCTCGATCCACGCATCGCCTCCATGACTGCTCAGCCCTGGGTGACCAAGGTGCTGCGCCTCCGTATCCCTGTGTCTGCGGACGGGCTGGTGGATCTGCGCTTCACGCTCGATCGGTCTGCATCATACCTGGGCGAGCATGATCCACGCCGTGCTGCTTTCGGGATGCGGCAA